A stretch of Penaeus vannamei isolate JL-2024 chromosome 18, ASM4276789v1, whole genome shotgun sequence DNA encodes these proteins:
- the LOC138864725 gene encoding uncharacterized protein, protein MKEDTLQVHRCEINGFTPGENYRTEVEACNRLHCSSAVATEVAMPSERVLPVWIPVLLAFLLFIVLGLLPFMLWRSKKLVDHLNERIRLTEAIHAPATNDKGRPGEEAVLASDNPAKDQAPNPDPHEYDDPYTLGVAYTPQVNQGDILLGEDQKQNRISEAVYANILASSEHQYANIHVATTCVISR, encoded by the exons ATGAAAGAGGACACGCTCCAAGTGCATCGGTGCGag ataAACGGCTTCACCCCAGGAGAAAACTATCGCACCGAGGTGGAAGCATGCAACAGACTTCACTGCAGCAGTGCGGTTGCAACAGAGGTCGCCATGCCATCTGAAAGAGTCCTCCCAGTGTGGATCCCGGTCCTGCTGGCCTTCCTTCTGTTCATCGTCCTCGGACTTCTGCCCTTCATGCTGTG GCGAAGCAAGAAATTGGTGGATCATCTGAATGAAAGAATTCGGCTCACAGAGGCCATACATGCTCCGGCCACAAATGACAAAGGCCGACCTGGAGAAGAAGCAGTTTTGGCTTCA GATAACCCAGCCAAGGACCAGGCGCCAAATCCTGATCCCCATGAGTACGACGACCCATACACCCTGGGAGTTGCTTACACACCTCAAGTGAACCAAGGAGATATTCTTTTGGGCGAAGATCAGAAGCAAAACCGTATCAGTGAGGCTGTCTATGCCAACATACTCGCAAGCAGTGAGCATCAGTATGCAAATATCCATGTAGCAACTACTTGCGTTATTTCACGTTGA